DNA sequence from the Cellulophaga sp. HaHaR_3_176 genome:
AAGACCTCAAAAACAGCCGTTAAAAACCCATTAAAACTACCGTCATAAATTAAAATTTTAGCCTCTTTCATGTTTATATTTATTAATTAAATAAACTTAATTGCGCACTATAACTTGATCTGAATTTCCCTTGTGAATTTTGGAGTATTAATCCTTTTATTTGTTCTGCTTGTAAATCCTTTTGCGAATATTCATTAGAGTCACATATTAAAAAATATTTAGCACGATTAAGAGCTACTCCTATTTTTTTTAAATGATCCCAATTTAGTCTTCGATACTTTCTAGCATTTATAATTTTATGAACCGAATACATTCCTAAACCAGGTATTCTTGCTAACATTTTTGAATCTGCCGTATTAACATCAATGGGAAAACTATTTAAGTTTCGCAATGCCCAACCCAATTTCGGATCTACATCGATATCTAAATTCGGATGCTCATCATTTAATATTTCTTTGACATTGAAACCATAAAATCGCAACAACCAATCTGTTTGATATAACCTGTTTTCTCGTAACATTGGTACTTGAGATCCAATAGCAGGTAATCTTTTATCATCGGCAACAGGCACATAACCAGAATAATAAACCCTTTTCATATTATAATTTTTATAATAATGAGTCGCAGAATACATAATGTCTTTATCAGTTTCTCCCGTAGCACCAATAATCATTTGTGTACTTTGACCAGCAGGAGCATAAATAGGAGTGCTTTTAATAATTTTCTTTTCTGATTTGTATTGAATAATTTCATTTTTCACCTTCAACATAGGTTTTATAAAATCTTCATGTTTTTTATCGGGTGCTAAAAGTTTTAAACCA
Encoded proteins:
- a CDS encoding putative DNA modification/repair radical SAM protein — its product is MSFDRIREKLNILADAAKYDVSCSSSGSNRKNKNNGLGDSTGMGICHSYSEDGRCISLLKILLTNHCIFDCAYCVTRKSNDIKRAAFKIQEVVDLTINFYRRNYIEGLFLSSGIFKNADYTMERLVSVAKKLRLEENFNGYIHLKSIPGASDELMREAGLYADRLSVNIEIPTISGLKLLAPDKKHEDFIKPMLKVKNEIIQYKSEKKIIKSTPIYAPAGQSTQMIIGATGETDKDIMYSATHYYKNYNMKRVYYSGYVPVADDKRLPAIGSQVPMLRENRLYQTDWLLRFYGFNVKEILNDEHPNLDIDVDPKLGWALRNLNSFPIDVNTADSKMLARIPGLGMYSVHKIINARKYRRLNWDHLKKIGVALNRAKYFLICDSNEYSQKDLQAEQIKGLILQNSQGKFRSSYSAQLSLFN